The following is a genomic window from Methylomarinum vadi.
GGACGATATGATGCACATGCAGTTGCGGCACCATGTTGCCGATGGCGGCGATATTCATCTTATCGGCCCGGTAAATTTCAGCCATTTTGCTGCTGAGCAGGCTGGATTCGGTGAGCAATTGTTGTTGGTCTTGCTGGGATAGTTCGTAAATTTCCAGAATGTTTTCTCTCTCCGGCACCAGCAGACACCAGGGATACTGGTTGTCATTCATTAATTATCCATCATAAGGTTTAAACCACCGGCTTTAGCCGGTCAGCTTTAGCTGCGATAATTTGCCCAAGGAGGTGGCGATGGACTATAGATACGGCAGCCATACGGTTTACCAAATTGAGTATCATTTTGTTTGGGTTACGAAGTATCGTTATAAAGTGCTGAAGGATGAAATAGCCGAACGAGTGAGAGACTTGGTGCGGCAGACATGCGAAGCCTTTGAGATACGGATTATCAAAGGTGTCGTGAGCAAAGATCATGTGCACATTTTGGTGAGTGCGCCGCCGACTATGGCCCCAAGCGAAATCATGAGGCGAATCAAGGGACGAACTTCGAGCTATCTGTTCGAAGAGTTCCCGCACTTGAAAAAGCGATATTGGGGTCGACATTTTTGAGCCCGCGGTTATTTTTGCGCCACAGTGGGGCAAATGACTGATGAGATGATAAAGCAATATTTGGAGCATCACTTTGAACCTAATCCAAACGATAATTTCAAGATGGAGCCCGACTAAGACGCGTCGTTTAGTCGACGCGTATCCGGACTTTCAGTCCGTTATTGGAACCCACCCGCTTGAGCGGGTGGTTGTTTAGAACAGACGAGAAAGTTCGAGGCGGCCGATTTCTATGCAATCCTGTTCCAGGCGGGGATGTAATTGAAATGTCATGATAACTCTTGAGTTATAGCGGTTAATACCGTAATAATTAAGTTCGTGTGTTTTAAGGACGTTATCTCTTATTCAAGGTATTTGTCCAGTATAACGATAATAATAAACAAGGGTTGTATCATGTCGGCGCGAAGTTTTTCCATTCAACGGGATATCAACGACAATAAACTGGCGGTTTCCTTTCGTGTGTTGATGGGCCTGTATGCGATTATCCCGATTTGCCTATTGATTAAATGGGTGGATGGCGCGTATTGGGGCGAGTATTTATTGCACCATTTGCCCAGCAGTCCCACCCATTATGTCTTGTTCCAAATTTTGTTCGGCACGCCGCATATTGTCGCTAGTGCCATTCTATTGACCAGTAACCGCGAATACCTGGTTTTTTATAGAACTAAGATATTTGCGATGACGGCATTCATCATCGTCTTTTTCGGCATCGGCAGCTTGTTCATTCCTTACAAGGTGCTGTATATCATTACCGCCTGCTGGACGGTATATCATGTCTTAAAGCAACAACATGGTATCGGCAAGGCGGTTTGCCGCTTGCCGCCTTACGCCTTTTATGTATTGTTATGGCTCAGCGTGGCGGCGGGGATCTTCATCTACATGGGGATTTTCCTGAAAAACAGCCTGGAACCTGAGCAGGCGGAATGGATCAGACGGATTGCGGCGGCCTTGTCGGCCTTGCTGGTGGCTGCTTCGATCGCCTGTCAGCATAAGGTAGGGACCACCTTCGGCAAATTCTTCATGTGGGCCAATACGCTGTTGATCGTCAGTAGTTTTTACCTGTATACCCAGCAGTATTATTTTTTGGCGATCTTGATTCCCCGCCTGGTGCACGACGCGACCGCCTATATCTTTTATGTCACCCATGATTACAACAAACACTATCGGCAACCGCGTAATTGGCTGTATCACGCCGCCGCCCGCTGTAATCTACATGTGTTTGTTGTGTTGCCGCTGCTGTCGTTCGTGTTGACTTTCTTGTTGCAGGCTTATGGGGATGAGCTGGTCAATTGGATCACGAGGACTCTGTTCGATACCGAAATCTACAAGGCAATCACCCTCGGACTGCTGGGATATTTGGCCTTGATGCATTATTACACCGAGGCCTTCGTCTGGGCCGCCGGTTCTCCACTTCGTCAATACATACGCTTCAAACTATGACGCAATTAATCTCCTGTCAGTTACATGACTATATCGAAATCACCTGTCTGTACGGTTACCGTGTTCGCTTGACATTGAAGAACGGTGAAATTGTCGAGGGTAAGGCGGTCGATACGGCGGTTGACGAGGAAAGACGGGAATATTTGCTGATGGATAATGGCTCTCGGGTCGAACTGAATCGATTATCCAGATTGGAAGTGCTTTCCGCGAACCCTGCTTTTAAAACAGTCGATTTTTAGGGTTATAAGAAGGACTTTTCAAAAGAGGGTTAACTGACGGAAAAACCAAGAGGCTTGGTTTAATCAGTGTAACCCTATTCGGCTTTTGCGATTATTCAATGGTAAAGCCGATCTTGATCGTGACCTGCCAATGCGCGACCTTGCCCTCTTCGATATGGCCGCGGGTTTCGATGACTTCAAGCCAGCGCATGTTCTTGATCGTTTTCGAGGCCTTGGCGACGGCGTTTTCGATGGCCTGTTGGATTCCGGCGCTGGAAGAGCCGGTCAATTCGATTTTTTTGTAGACATGGTCAGACATGATGAACTCCTCACTGTTGATAATGATGTTCCAGTTCCCGCAGGCGTTCGGGGGTGCCGATGTCCATCCAGAAACCGGAGTGTTTTTCGCCGCTGATACGGCCGTATAGCATGTGTTTGCGTAATATGGGGCCCAATTTATGCGGTCCCGGCGCGATTCCGACAAAGCAGTCCGGGCGATAAAGACCGATGCCGCTGAATGTTAGTTTTTTAGGGCCGTGTTCCGATAGTTTCCCGTCTTCCGCGATAGAAAAATCGCCGTCGGCGTGATGGGGCGGATTATCGACTAGGACGAGATGGGCCAGATCGAATCGTCTTTGATGTAACGAGGATAACGGAAAATCGCAGGCGATGTCACCATTGACGACCAAAAAAGGGTGTTCTCCCAGCAAGGGTAGCGCCTTGATGATACCTCCGGCGGTTTCCAGCGCGCTGTCGCCTTCATCGGAATAGACGATATTCGCGCTCAGCGCCTGACCGTTGCCGAAATAGTCCCGAATCCGCCGTCCCAGGTGGGCTAGATTGATGACGATTTCCGGATAGCCGGCCGCTACCAGGTTTTCGATGGTGTATTGGATCAGAGGTTTGCCGGCGACCTCGAGCAACGGCTTCGGGGTGGAATCGGTCAAGGGGCGCATGCGTTCACCGCGTCCGGCGGCCAATATCATCGCTTTCATAGCTTGTCCTGATAGACGGGTAAGACGCGTTCGCGCAAAAACCGGGCGAAGTCCGCCAATTCGGGATAAACGCCGCAAACTTGCGTGACATAGTTCATCGTTCGCGGAATGTCGGCCAGATAACCCGGTTTTTGGTCGCGCAAATGCAAACGGGCGAAAATGCCGATGGCTTTCAGGTGTCGTTGCAGCCCCATTAAATCGAACCAGCGGCGGAATCTGTCGATGTCGACACTGATCAAGCCGGCAGCCTGCAAACGTCGGTAATATTGCCGCATCCATTGCTCGACTTGTTGTGGCGGCCAGCTGATATAGCAGTCACGCAGCAGCGATACCAAATCGTAAGTGATTGGGCCGATCACGGCGTCCTGGAAATCGATCACGCCGGGCGAGCGTTCTCCCAAGACCATGAGGTTACGGGAATGAAAGTCGCGGTGGACGCAGACTTGCGGTTGGCTCAAGGCCGACTCGATTAGAAAGGCGTCGAGAAATCCCTTTACCCTTTTCGGCATGGTGACGGCAAGCAGGTCGCCGAGAAACCATTGATAAAAAATATCCAGTTCGCGTTGCAGCAGGGCTTCGTCGTATCGCGGCAGATGAAACTGTTCCAAGCCGGCTTGTGTTTGTAATTTGAACAGGCTGTCGAAAGCACTTTGATACAGCGAGTCCGCGCTTTTCTCGTCCAATCGGTCCAGGAAACATTGGGAACCCAGGTCTTCCAATAACAAAAAGCCTTCGGCCAGATTTTGGCGATAAATGTCGGGCACATGAATATCGGCCTGTTTTAATAAACCGGCGATGCGGATGAACGGTTCGGTGTTTTCCTTGTTCGGCGGTGCGTCCATGACGATATGACGCCCACCGGCATGAATGACGCGAAAATAACGCCGAAAACTGGCATCGTTGGACGCCGGTTCAAAACTTTCAATTTTGAAACGCAACTTTTCGTTGAGCCAGCTTAGAATGGCCTTGGAACGAAGATCCGCTGTCGCCTGGTACATTATTTATAATCGTTCGCTAAACTAAGGTAAAATACACGACTGCATTCTATTCGATTTTCGACTCAATTAGCCACTAACTCCTAACGCATTTATGCATTTCCGTTTATTGTCCGTTTTTTTTCTTTACCTTGTCAGCAAATCGACGATAGCGGAAAACAACATTTGGGATTGCGAAAAAAATAAGGATGGTGAGTGGTCTTGCGTAAGCCAAGGGCAAGCGGAAAAACTTCAGAGTGAACCCGAGCCGTCTCAATCTATTGAAGTTACCCCTTTGGCCGAAACAAAACCCGCGCCAAAAAGAGAAAAACCAAGGCCTGTCTATATCAAACCGCCCAGATCGGTCGCTAAACGGCCGGGCTGGACCTGCCGGGCCAGCGATGAGAACGCCGAGGAAGAAACCTGGAATTGCAGCTTGATAGGCGCGGACCCGAAAGGCAAAGCCAGAGTCGTGGAAAACGAAGCGTATGACAACGCCTGGTTGAAACCGGCTTATGATTATAGCCAGGAGGAAATATTCAAAACCCTGCAATCGCAACTTCCCTACGATCCCTGGCAAAATTGCGGAGGGCCTTCGCCAGCCAGGGAAGTCTCCGGTGTAAACAATGATTTACGCGAGAGCGCGCCGATGGATGTGCATGCCGATTATTCGGAGGTCTTCGACCGGGATATCACCAGTTTTTTCGGGAATGTCGATATCAGGCGGGCCGACCAGCATATCATGGCCGACATGGCCAGTTACGATACCGTTTCCGAAACGATGGATGCCCAAGGCCATGTATTCTACAGCGAGAATGAGCTGTCTCTGTATAGCGATTCGGTGTTATTGAAATTAGCCACCGACGAAGCCAGATTGCGTAACGCGCTATTCATAACGCCGAGCGGCCCGTTCCGCGGTGGGGCCGAAGTGATGTATCGTGACAGCAAGACATTGTCGAGATATGCGGATGCGTCGTTCACCAGTTGCCGGCCCGGTAACCAGGATTGGGTCATTCATGCCGATAGGTTGAAAATGAACCGGGAGACCGGTAAGGCATCGGCCAAGCATGCCTGGCTGGAATTCAAGGGAGTGCCGGTGCTTTATACTCCTTATATTGCGTTTCCTATCGACGATCGCCGCTTGTCCGGTATCTTGCCGCCGAGTTGGGGCAGCACCGAAAAGAACGGCTTTGACGTAGAAGTGCCTTATTATTGGAATATCGCGCCGAATTACGATGTCATTATTACCCCACGGTACATGTCCAAGCGGGGCGGGATGTTGCGTACTCAGTTCCGCTACTTGACGGAACTATCGCGCGGCTCTCTCGGTCTTGAGTATTTACCCTATGACAGTTTGTTGAAGGAATCCCGTTATTCGGCCAGTCTGCAGGCACAGTCCAACTTCACGCACGGTATTACCTCCAATCTGGATCTGAATTACGTGTCCGACGACGATTATTTCAACGACTTGAACAACGCACTCGGTTTTTCCAATACCCGCCATGTCAGAAGTTACGCCGACCTGCAATACAACCAGGATTGGGTGTCGTTTATCGCCAGGATGGAGCATTACCAAACGATCGATAGAACTATCACCGATGCGGATAAACCGTATCAAAAATATCCGCAACTGCAATTGAATCTGAATCATTCGTTCGACGAGTTTCCGCTGGACGTGGCGATGGAAAATCAATACACCTACTTTTATCGTAGCAGTACGGTCAGCGGACAACGCATTAATTTGAAACCGTCTATCAGTGTTCCATTGCAAACCGCCGGGGCGTTTTTCACCCCCAAATTTTCCTTGCAACATACGGATTATATTCTGGAAAACCAGTTGCCCGGCAAAGCCCCGAATATCAGCCGCACCTTGCCTATCGTATCGGTTGACAGCGGCTTGTTTTTCGAACGTGATTTTGAATTTGGCGATACGTCGTATCTCCATACTTTGGAACCGCGCGCTTTTTATTTGTATATACCCTACGAGGATCAAAGCGATATACCGCTCTTCGACACGTCGCAGTACGATTTCAATTTTTACAGTTTGTTCCGGGAGAATCGTTTCAACGGCCCCGATCGGGTCCAGGACGCCAATCAGGTGACGCTGGCATTGACTTCACGTATGGTGGATTCGGTGACTGGGCTGGAGCGCTTGAAATTAAGTGTCGGCGAAATATTTTATTTTCGCGACCGCGAGGTCGTCTTAACGGGAACTAACCCGGAAACCAATCCTTTTTCCAATTTAGTTGTCGAAGCCAGTGGGCAATTGA
Proteins encoded in this region:
- a CDS encoding HIT domain-containing protein, whose translation is MNDNQYPWCLLVPERENILEIYELSQQDQQQLLTESSLLSSKMAEIYRADKMNIAAIGNMVPQLHVHHIVRYRTDKAWPAPVWGHSNALPYDKKQIKAMAAQLREALNNALID
- a CDS encoding Rho-binding antiterminator — encoded protein: MTQLISCQLHDYIEITCLYGYRVRLTLKNGEIVEGKAVDTAVDEERREYLLMDNGSRVELNRLSRLEVLSANPAFKTVDF
- a CDS encoding dodecin translates to MSDHVYKKIELTGSSSAGIQQAIENAVAKASKTIKNMRWLEVIETRGHIEEGKVAHWQVTIKIGFTIE
- the murU gene encoding N-acetylmuramate alpha-1-phosphate uridylyltransferase MurU encodes the protein MKAMILAAGRGERMRPLTDSTPKPLLEVAGKPLIQYTIENLVAAGYPEIVINLAHLGRRIRDYFGNGQALSANIVYSDEGDSALETAGGIIKALPLLGEHPFLVVNGDIACDFPLSSLHQRRFDLAHLVLVDNPPHHADGDFSIAEDGKLSEHGPKKLTFSGIGLYRPDCFVGIAPGPHKLGPILRKHMLYGRISGEKHSGFWMDIGTPERLRELEHHYQQ
- a CDS encoding aminoglycoside phosphotransferase family protein, translated to MYQATADLRSKAILSWLNEKLRFKIESFEPASNDASFRRYFRVIHAGGRHIVMDAPPNKENTEPFIRIAGLLKQADIHVPDIYRQNLAEGFLLLEDLGSQCFLDRLDEKSADSLYQSAFDSLFKLQTQAGLEQFHLPRYDEALLQRELDIFYQWFLGDLLAVTMPKRVKGFLDAFLIESALSQPQVCVHRDFHSRNLMVLGERSPGVIDFQDAVIGPITYDLVSLLRDCYISWPPQQVEQWMRQYYRRLQAAGLISVDIDRFRRWFDLMGLQRHLKAIGIFARLHLRDQKPGYLADIPRTMNYVTQVCGVYPELADFARFLRERVLPVYQDKL
- a CDS encoding LPS-assembly protein LptD, with translation MAETKPAPKREKPRPVYIKPPRSVAKRPGWTCRASDENAEEETWNCSLIGADPKGKARVVENEAYDNAWLKPAYDYSQEEIFKTLQSQLPYDPWQNCGGPSPAREVSGVNNDLRESAPMDVHADYSEVFDRDITSFFGNVDIRRADQHIMADMASYDTVSETMDAQGHVFYSENELSLYSDSVLLKLATDEARLRNALFITPSGPFRGGAEVMYRDSKTLSRYADASFTSCRPGNQDWVIHADRLKMNRETGKASAKHAWLEFKGVPVLYTPYIAFPIDDRRLSGILPPSWGSTEKNGFDVEVPYYWNIAPNYDVIITPRYMSKRGGMLRTQFRYLTELSRGSLGLEYLPYDSLLKESRYSASLQAQSNFTHGITSNLDLNYVSDDDYFNDLNNALGFSNTRHVRSYADLQYNQDWVSFIARMEHYQTIDRTITDADKPYQKYPQLQLNLNHSFDEFPLDVAMENQYTYFYRSSTVSGQRINLKPSISVPLQTAGAFFTPKFSLQHTDYILENQLPGKAPNISRTLPIVSVDSGLFFERDFEFGDTSYLHTLEPRAFYLYIPYEDQSDIPLFDTSQYDFNFYSLFRENRFNGPDRVQDANQVTLALTSRMVDSVTGLERLKLSVGEIFYFRDREVVLTGTNPETNPFSNLVVEASGQLTNHWSFSSAIQWNPDVNDITRGQGMLRYRNQPEQIINLGYRYRRDNPNLEATIIQSDMSFRWPLYDNWYAVGRWQYSLKYNQTVESFIGLEKESCCWRFRVVGRRFVNNISQSVETTAQNAVFVQLELKGLGSFGDKVDDFLERNLFGYRKPEY